Proteins encoded within one genomic window of Ostrinia nubilalis chromosome 5, ilOstNubi1.1, whole genome shotgun sequence:
- the LOC135071977 gene encoding 3-oxoacyl-[acyl-carrier-protein] synthase, mitochondrial — MKKTIRYLSQFPPKRRVAVTGLGIVSPLGTGTELVWQNLLKGGCGIVPLQGEQYSKLPCKIAGVVPTENDTKIKEALSKSNLKSMAPATCLALVATAEALADAKWTPNTEEEKEMTGVALGMGMIDLKDVCDTNDALKLGYNKVSPFFVPRILPNMAAGHISIKYGFRGPNHSVSTACATGAHSIGDAFRFIRNGDADVMVCGGAESCISPLAIAGFCRLRALSTSFNDTPTQASRPFDKRRDGFVMGEGAAVLVLEEYEHALKRNAKMYAEILGYGLSGDASHITTPREDGTGAILSMSRALKDSNLERNQISYINAHATSTPIGDGIESTAIKKLFQEHTSNISISSTKGAHGHLLGAAGNLETIFTILACHHGILPPTLNLEEPVDNLNYVANTPQTWESDRRIALKNSFGFGGTNATLCIAGM; from the coding sequence atgaagaaaaCTATTCGATATTTATCGCAATTCCCTCCAAAGAGAAGGGTTGCTGTAACAGGACTTGGTATTGTTAGTCCACTGGGGACAGGTACAGAATTGGTTTGGCAAAACCTTTTAAAAGGTGGTTGTGGCATCGTCCCGCTACAAGGTGAACAATATTCTAAATTACCATGCAAAATTGCGGGAGTAGTTCCTACTGAGAATGACACAAAGATAAAAGAAGCACTTTCGAAATCAAATTTGAAATCAATGGCTCCAGCGACGTGTTTAGCTCTTGTGGCTACTGCAGAGGCTTTAGCCGATGCTAAGTGGACCCCGAAcactgaagaagaaaaagagatGACTGGTGTTGCTCTTGGCATGGGAATGATTGATTTAAAAGATGTATGCGATACCAATGATGCATTAAAACTAGGCTATAACAAGGTGAGCCCATTTTTTGTCCCAAGGATACTGCCAAATATGGCTGCGGGTCATATAAGCATCAAGTATGGCTTTAGAGGACCTAATCATTCAGTGTCTACTGCATGTGCAACAGGGGCACACTCAATAGGGGATGCATTTAGATTTATAAGAAATGGTGATGCAGATGTGATGGTGTGTGGAGGTGCCGAGTCGTGCATAAGCCCTCTAGCAATAGCAGGATTTTGTAGACTTAGAGCTTTGAGTACTTCTTTCAATGATACACCTACACAAGCCTCAAGACCTTTTGATAAAAGACGAGATGGATTTGTAATGGGTGAAGGAGCAGCCGTGTTAGTTTTAGAAGAATATGAACATGCACTGAAAAGAAATGCTAAAATGTATGCTGAAATATTAGGCTATGGGTTATCAGGTGATGCATCTCACATCACTACTCCAAGAGAGGATGGCACTGGAGCTATTTTGTCTATGAGCAGAGCATTAAAAGATAGCAACCTAGAAAGGAATCAAATCTCATACATCAATGCCCATGCCACATCCACACCTATTGGAGATGGTATAGAGTCAACCGCTATAAAAAAACTGTTCCAGGAGCATACTTCTAATATCTCAATATCTTCCACGAAAGGTGCTCATGGGCATCTGTTAGGTGCTGCAGGCAATTTGGAAACTATATTCACTATTTTGGCCTGTCATCATGGAATCTTGCCCCCAACACTTAATTTGGAAGAACCAGTAGATAACCTCAATTACGTAGCTAACACACCACAAACCTGGGAATCTGATAGAAGAATTGCATTGAAAAACTCTTTTGGTTTTGGGGGTACAAATGCTACTCTTTGTATTGCTGGAATGTGA